A region of the Pseudomonas silesiensis genome:
ATCATGTTAGCGGTGCCGACTGCCATCCAGTCCTTGGCTTCACGCGCTCGAATGCCGACCTCCACCGCTTCCCGCATATGCAGTGCTCCCGGATGCAGCGGGTAACCCTGAGCAATGGCCTTGCATTCGATAAAGCGGCGGACACGATAGATGTCAATGATCGACGCCATATCAGGTTCCGCCACGGTCACCCCTCGATTGGGCTCATGCTTGAGCAGCCCCTCGCGGGTCAGGACCCTGAACGCTTCTCTCAAGGTGTTGCGTGAAATCTGCAGGCTTTCGGCCAGGGCCGCTTCGGACAGCCGCTGGCCCGGAGCCAATTCACCTTCGACCAGCATTCTGCGGACCTTCTGGGTAATGGATTCTCCCAGCGAGCGAGGAAGGGAAGGTGAAACGTCGTTCATATGCGATCCGGAGTCAGAGAAAGTCATTTCGATGTTCCATCAGAGCTCAGCCCATGGCAAGAAGCAAGGGTGACGTGTGCATCATTAAGTAACACGCAGGAGTGATAAGGTTACAAACTGGTGCGCATTGTCGACCTATCACCTAAGTATTGTTCAACAATCAAATGGCTATGTATCAACACATACAGCCCGATGATTGAATCTTGGCACGCTCGTTGCTCAATCAAACCAACTCCCACCCGTAGGAATGATGCCGTGACACAGACAGCCGTGACACCGACCCAGACCGCTCAAGATTTTACAAAGGCGCGACGCTCTTCCCTGATCGCCGCCATTTTCATGATGGCGACGTCTGCCATCGGCCCTGGCTTCATCACCCAGACCGCCACGTTCACGGCCAAAATGGGTGCGGCATTTGCGTTCGGTATCCTGGCGTCGATTCTGATCGACTTCGTGGTTCAACTTAACGTCTGGCGCATCGTCTCCCTGACCCGAATGCGTGCCTCGGATCTGGCCAACAAAGCGATTCCTGGCAGTGGTTACGTGCTCGCGGTGCTGGTGATCTTCGGCGGGCTGGTGTTCAACGTCGGCAACATCGCCGGTGCCGGGCTGGGTCTGAACGCGCTGATGGGGCTTGATGCCAAATGGGGCGGCAGTCTGAGCGCCCTGCTGGCCATCGGCATCTTCCTCTCCCACCGCGCCGGATTGGCCGTCGACCGGCTGATCGTCGTGCTGGGTCTGGTGATGATTGGCATGACGCTGTTCGTAGCCTTTGCCTCTAACCCGCCACTGGGTGAAGCCCTCTACCAGACCGTACTTCCGGACGAGATCAACTTCGCCACCATCACCACCATTGTCGGCGGCACGGTCGGCGGTTACATCACCTATGCGGGGGCTCACAAACTGCTGGACCGCGGTACTACCGGTGTAGAAAACCTCGAGGCAGTGACCAAGGCTGCCCTGAGCGGCATCCTGGTTACCGGTCTCATGCGCTACATTCTGTTCCTCGCCATCCTCGGCGTTGTTGCCAGCGGCGTAATCATCGACACCTCGGGTCAGGGCGCCAATCCGGCCGCACAGGCCTTCCAGGCAGCGGCGGGGCAGATCGGCCTGCGCGTCTTCGGTCTCATCCTCTGGGCCGCCAGTATCACCAGCGTGATCGGCGCCGCTTACACCTCCATTTCCTTTATCACCGTGTTCAAGCCGAACATTACCGAGCAGGGTCGCAACCGCGCCACCACCGTGTTCATCGCCCTGTCGCTGCTGATCTTTGTCGTGATGGGTACTGCTCCTGCCGCATTGCTGCTCTTCGCGGGCGGTTTCAACGGCCTGATACTGCCAATCGGCCTGAGCATCTTCATCTACGTCGGCTGGCGCCGGTCCGACCTCATGGACGGCTACCATTACCCACGCTGGTTGCTGGTGCTGGGCGCCCTGACCTGCCTGCTGACCTGGTACATGGCAATCAACTCCGTCGTGCCGATCTTTGCCTTCCTCAACGTTGCCTGAGCCCGATAACGAACAAGGAGTCACGTAAATGCCAACGATAGATATCAACAGCGACCTGGGTGAAAGCTTTGGTGCCTGGAGCATGGGCGACGATGCCGCGATGCTCGATGTCGTGACCAGCGCCAATGTCGCCTGCGGTTTTCACGCCGGCGACCCGGCCGGCATCCTGCGGACACTGAAAGCTGCAGCGGCAAAAAACGTCACCATTGGTGCCCATGTCGCTTACCCGGACAAAGTGGGCTTTGGCCGACGCAACATGGACCTGGCCAGCGATGAGCTGACGGCCGACGTGATTTACCAGATCGGCGCGCTGCAGGGCCTGGCCAAGGCCGCCGGCACCTGCGTGCGTTATGTGAAGCCCCATGGCGCCTTGTACAACACCATCGCTCACGACCGCCGTCAGGCGCTGGCCGTGATCGAAGCCATCCGCGCGATCGACGCCAACCTCATATTGGTTGCCTTGGCCGGCTCAAGCCTGATTGAACTGGCCCGTAACGAGGGTCTGCAGTGTATCGCCGAAGCGTTCGCTGACCGTGCCTATACGCCCCAGGGCACCCTCGTCTCTCGCCGCGAACCAGGCGCCGTGCTGCACGATCCCAAGCTCGTCGCCCAACGTATGCTGCGCCTCGTTGAAGACGGCACCATCGAAGCGATCGATGGCAGCCTGGCCAGAATCCAGGCCGACTCGATCTGCGTCCATGGCGACAGCCCGGCAGCGGTGGAAATGGCCCGCGAGCTGCGCCGCGTGCTGGAACAGGCCAACATGTCCTTGCAACCCTTTGCCGGAAGTCGCCCATGAACGCCCTCGATCGCGCGCGCCAGGCGGCCATCGCCGCTGGCCGCGAAGCACGCTCGGCCTACCGTGGCGGTCTGGTCACCCCCACCGCCGGTATCGCACCGGGCATGACCCAGGCGAACCTGATTGCCTTGCCGCGTGACTGGGCCTATGACTTCCTGCTGTATGCCCAACGCAACCCGAAAGCGTGTCCGATCCTTGACGTCACCGATGCCGGAAGCCCAAGCACCCTGCTGGCTGACGGCGCTGATCTGCGAACTGATCTGCCCCTGTACCGCATCTGGCGTGACGGGAAGCTGGTGGAAGAAGTCAGCGACGCCACGAAAGCCTGGGCCGAACACGACGATATGGTGACCTTTCTGATCGGCTGCAGTTTTACCTTTGAAACGGCCCTGCAAGAGGCCGGCATTGAAGTGCGGCATATCGCCGATGGCTGCAACGTGCCGATGTACCTGACCAACCGTGCCTGCCGTCCGGCCGGACGCCTGAAGGGTGACACGGTGGTTTCCATGCGACCGATCCCCGCCGATCGCGTGGCCGAGGCCTGCAGTATCTCCGGGCGCTACCCCTCGGTCCATGGCGCCCCGGTGCACATCGGCGAGCCTGGGTTGCTTG
Encoded here:
- a CDS encoding GntR family transcriptional regulator, with product MNDVSPSLPRSLGESITQKVRRMLVEGELAPGQRLSEAALAESLQISRNTLREAFRVLTREGLLKHEPNRGVTVAEPDMASIIDIYRVRRFIECKAIAQGYPLHPGALHMREAVEVGIRAREAKDWMAVGTANMMFHKAIVELADSPRLVVFYGQISAELRLAFGLLDDPEFLHMPYIDMNASILRCIEEGRPEEATQMLEAYLVQSERTVLAAYERSMNR
- a CDS encoding NRAMP family divalent metal transporter; protein product: MTQTAVTPTQTAQDFTKARRSSLIAAIFMMATSAIGPGFITQTATFTAKMGAAFAFGILASILIDFVVQLNVWRIVSLTRMRASDLANKAIPGSGYVLAVLVIFGGLVFNVGNIAGAGLGLNALMGLDAKWGGSLSALLAIGIFLSHRAGLAVDRLIVVLGLVMIGMTLFVAFASNPPLGEALYQTVLPDEINFATITTIVGGTVGGYITYAGAHKLLDRGTTGVENLEAVTKAALSGILVTGLMRYILFLAILGVVASGVIIDTSGQGANPAAQAFQAAAGQIGLRVFGLILWAASITSVIGAAYTSISFITVFKPNITEQGRNRATTVFIALSLLIFVVMGTAPAALLLFAGGFNGLILPIGLSIFIYVGWRRSDLMDGYHYPRWLLVLGALTCLLTWYMAINSVVPIFAFLNVA
- a CDS encoding LamB/YcsF family protein, coding for MPTIDINSDLGESFGAWSMGDDAAMLDVVTSANVACGFHAGDPAGILRTLKAAAAKNVTIGAHVAYPDKVGFGRRNMDLASDELTADVIYQIGALQGLAKAAGTCVRYVKPHGALYNTIAHDRRQALAVIEAIRAIDANLILVALAGSSLIELARNEGLQCIAEAFADRAYTPQGTLVSRREPGAVLHDPKLVAQRMLRLVEDGTIEAIDGSLARIQADSICVHGDSPAAVEMARELRRVLEQANMSLQPFAGSRP
- a CDS encoding putative hydro-lyase translates to MNALDRARQAAIAAGREARSAYRGGLVTPTAGIAPGMTQANLIALPRDWAYDFLLYAQRNPKACPILDVTDAGSPSTLLADGADLRTDLPLYRIWRDGKLVEEVSDATKAWAEHDDMVTFLIGCSFTFETALQEAGIEVRHIADGCNVPMYLTNRACRPAGRLKGDTVVSMRPIPADRVAEACSISGRYPSVHGAPVHIGEPGLLGIQDLARPDFGDAVRIEPGEIPVFWACGVTPQAAVMASGVPFAITHSPGHMFITDVPDSTYHV